The Saccharomyces mikatae IFO 1815 strain IFO1815 genome assembly, chromosome: 13 genome has a segment encoding these proteins:
- the SEN15 gene encoding Sen15p (similar to Saccharomyces cerevisiae SEN15 (YMR059W); ancestral locus Anc_2.625) has translation MATTDIIYLVKNNLLYFQMWTEVEILQESFSWRGSNLHLLKGRPPHKLSNDTDTEDDDMLSSSQSLEFILPINMSQYKENFLTLECLSQIFSQFCSPSTERILLAIINDDGTIVYYFIYKGVRKPKRN, from the coding sequence atgGCAACAACAGATATCATATACCTGGTAAAAAATAACTTGCTCTATTTCCAAATGTGGACGGAAGTGGAAATTTTGCAAGAATCTTTTTCATGGAGGGGAAGTAACTTGCATTTACTCAAAGGCCGTCCACCCCATAAGCTAAGCAATGATACAGACACcgaagatgatgatatgCTATCATCGTCACAATCACTAGAATTCATATTACCTATCAATATGTCCCAATACAAGGAAAACTTTCTCACCTTAGAATGTTTGAGCCAAATCTTTAGCCAATTTTGCAGTCCATCTACTGAAAGAATACTGCTGGCAATAATCAATGATGATGGCACGATTGTTTACTACTTCATTTATAAAGGAGTACGAAAAccgaaaagaaattga